Proteins encoded within one genomic window of Halogeometricum sp. S1BR25-6:
- a CDS encoding cupin domain-containing protein: MKPVPFDDAETYEPEEGWRRVSMAGSDRFSFEWFEKPAGHSSPMHDHENEQVCLCLEGELTVVTEDDEVTLEPNDSVLLESDEAHRVENTGDETAVGLDVFAPGRSFDFWTDREE; encoded by the coding sequence GTGAAGCCCGTCCCGTTCGACGACGCCGAGACGTACGAACCGGAGGAGGGTTGGCGGCGCGTCTCGATGGCGGGCAGCGACCGCTTCTCCTTCGAGTGGTTCGAGAAGCCGGCGGGTCACAGTTCGCCGATGCACGACCACGAGAACGAGCAGGTGTGTCTCTGCCTCGAGGGCGAACTCACCGTCGTCACCGAGGACGACGAGGTGACTCTCGAACCGAATGACTCGGTGCTGCTCGAATCGGACGAGGCCCACCGAGTCGAGAACACCGGCGACGAGACGGCGGTCGGACTGGACGTGTTCGCACCGGGTCGCTCGTTCGACTTCTGGACGGACCGCGAGGAGTAG
- a CDS encoding SDR family oxidoreductase — protein MDLQIDGNAALVTASSSGLGKASAKALAREGVDVVVNGRDEDRLDDAREEIAEVAEGEVVAQPGDLTDADDVTNLVETTVEEFGRLDHLVTSAGGPPSGGFLDTDDEDWQEAYDLLVMSVVRLAREAEPHLREGDGGTIVTITSRSVKEALDNLVLSNSVRMGVIGLEKTLSKEFAPEIRANAVLPGPHETSRIQDLVNAAVDRGEYDSYEEGLEGWAGNPLERIGDPMELGNTVAFLSSPKSGFVNGTALPIDGGSTGANL, from the coding sequence ATGGACCTACAGATAGACGGTAACGCGGCGCTCGTGACGGCGTCGTCCAGCGGACTCGGCAAGGCGTCGGCGAAAGCGCTCGCCCGCGAGGGCGTCGACGTCGTCGTCAACGGCCGCGACGAGGACCGACTCGACGACGCGCGCGAAGAGATAGCCGAGGTGGCCGAGGGCGAAGTGGTCGCCCAACCCGGCGACCTGACCGACGCCGACGACGTGACGAACCTCGTGGAGACGACCGTCGAGGAGTTCGGCCGCCTCGACCACCTCGTGACCAGCGCCGGCGGCCCGCCGTCCGGCGGCTTCCTCGACACGGACGACGAGGACTGGCAGGAGGCGTACGACCTCCTCGTGATGAGCGTCGTCAGACTCGCCCGCGAGGCCGAACCGCACCTCCGCGAGGGCGACGGCGGCACCATCGTCACCATCACCTCCCGGAGCGTCAAGGAGGCGCTGGACAACCTCGTGCTCTCGAACTCGGTTCGAATGGGCGTCATCGGTCTGGAGAAGACGCTCTCGAAGGAGTTCGCGCCGGAGATACGGGCCAACGCCGTCCTCCCGGGTCCCCACGAGACGTCCCGAATTCAGGACCTCGTGAACGCCGCCGTCGACCGCGGCGAGTACGACTCCTACGAGGAGGGACTGGAGGGGTGGGCCGGCAACCCCTTGGAGCGCATCGGCGACCCGATGGAACTGGGGAACACTGTCGCCTTCCTCTCCTCCCCGAAGTCCGGGTTCGTCAACGGCACCGCCCTGCCCATCGACGGCGGGTCCACGGGAGCGAACCTGTGA
- a CDS encoding DUF362 domain-containing protein, translated as MNVPARSDVDHLIDPQPLPPFARVRYEPSVETVADPADAARAELDGLPLDGLGEGATVAVAVGSRGIHAIDDVAASVVATLRERGFDPVIVPAMGSHGGATAEGQREVLESLGVTEDRTGAPIDARMDAEELDAVTVGDTKMPVYFSVAALAADAVLVLNRVKAHTNFSGPIESGLTKMSVVGLGKQRGAKSFHSTAIAEGYVETLRAALSVIESETPLVGGIALVENFEERIARVESIPTGSFLDREPDLLALADEEMPTLPVEEVDLLVVDELGKEISGAGMDTNVIGRYRVLNRDEPETPDVKLVYARGLTEATKGNGNGIGLADLTRRAALDRLDLRKTYANALTSGSLAKAKLPVVAPDDEFALRTALAALGGYDPETVRILWIRNTQDLGEMWVSDAVVSDLPDAATVLGDGSLAFEDGTAVFSES; from the coding sequence ATCAACGTCCCCGCACGGAGCGACGTCGACCACCTGATAGACCCGCAACCGCTCCCGCCGTTCGCGCGGGTCCGGTACGAGCCGTCGGTCGAAACCGTCGCCGACCCCGCCGACGCGGCGCGGGCGGAACTCGACGGCCTGCCCCTCGACGGACTGGGCGAGGGAGCGACCGTCGCCGTCGCCGTCGGGAGCCGCGGGATTCACGCTATCGACGACGTCGCGGCGTCGGTGGTCGCTACACTCCGAGAGCGCGGGTTCGACCCCGTCATCGTGCCCGCGATGGGGAGCCACGGCGGGGCAACGGCGGAGGGACAGCGGGAGGTGCTGGAGTCGCTGGGTGTCACCGAGGACCGGACGGGCGCGCCGATAGACGCGCGGATGGACGCCGAGGAACTCGACGCGGTGACGGTCGGCGACACGAAGATGCCGGTGTACTTCTCGGTCGCGGCGCTGGCGGCCGACGCGGTCCTCGTCCTCAACCGCGTCAAGGCCCACACGAACTTCTCGGGACCGATAGAGAGCGGGCTCACGAAGATGAGCGTCGTCGGACTGGGCAAACAGCGCGGCGCGAAATCGTTCCACTCGACGGCCATCGCGGAGGGCTACGTCGAGACGCTCCGGGCCGCCCTGTCGGTCATCGAGTCGGAGACGCCGCTCGTGGGAGGAATCGCGCTCGTGGAGAACTTCGAGGAGCGAATCGCCCGCGTCGAGTCGATTCCGACCGGGTCGTTCCTCGACCGCGAACCCGACCTACTGGCACTTGCCGACGAGGAGATGCCGACGCTGCCGGTCGAGGAGGTGGACCTGCTCGTCGTCGACGAACTCGGTAAGGAGATATCCGGCGCCGGGATGGACACCAACGTCATCGGCCGCTACCGCGTGCTCAACCGGGACGAACCCGAGACGCCGGACGTGAAGCTCGTTTACGCCCGCGGCCTCACCGAGGCGACGAAGGGGAACGGGAACGGCATCGGCCTCGCGGACCTCACCCGACGGGCCGCGCTCGACCGACTGGACCTCCGGAAGACGTACGCGAACGCGCTCACCAGCGGGTCGCTCGCGAAGGCGAAACTCCCGGTTGTCGCGCCGGACGACGAGTTCGCCCTGCGGACGGCGCTGGCCGCCCTCGGCGGCTACGACCCCGAGACCGTGCGCATCCTCTGGATACGGAACACGCAGGACCTCGGGGAGATGTGGGTCTCCGACGCCGTCGTCTCGGACCTCCCGGACGCCGCGACGGTGCTCGGTGATGGGTCGCTCGCCTTCGAGGACGGGACGGCCGTCTTCTCCGAGTCGTGA
- a CDS encoding mandelate racemase/muconate lactonizing enzyme family protein produces MEIEAVESFPIEIPLSSPVSFSNRTLTFRDHAITYVRTADGREGVGYSLGYEGAGLIAEAVESLLEPMLVGEDPRDTERLWHEMYEGTVQIGRAGLLLRAISTVDIALWDLKAKAAGEPLYKLLGGYADSVPSYASGGYYRDDKGHEGLREEMRRYLDEGHDVVKMKVGRRTVSEEVDRVAAVRDEIGPDRTLLLDANGVWSSPPEAIRACRAFEPYDPYFMEEPAMVEKVETMAAVNDAIDYPVATGELEGTRQNFARLRDTGAAGILQPDATVCGGITEWLRIANYAAAYDVPIAPHYNWNLHASLLGAIENGLWVEYFYRDMDVKVFDDVVADPLEPDDDGRIPLPDRPGHGVPLDKDALEEFRQ; encoded by the coding sequence ATGGAAATCGAAGCAGTGGAGTCGTTTCCGATAGAGATACCGCTCTCCTCGCCGGTGTCGTTCTCCAACCGGACGCTCACGTTCCGCGACCACGCGATAACGTACGTCCGGACGGCGGACGGGCGCGAGGGCGTCGGCTACTCGCTGGGCTACGAGGGCGCCGGACTCATCGCGGAGGCGGTCGAGTCGCTCCTCGAACCGATGCTCGTCGGCGAGGACCCGCGCGACACCGAACGACTGTGGCACGAGATGTACGAGGGGACGGTCCAGATCGGGCGGGCGGGCCTGCTGCTCCGCGCCATCTCGACGGTCGACATCGCGCTCTGGGACCTGAAGGCGAAGGCGGCCGGCGAACCGCTGTACAAACTGCTGGGCGGGTACGCCGACAGCGTCCCCTCGTACGCCAGCGGGGGCTACTACCGCGACGACAAGGGCCACGAGGGCCTGCGCGAGGAGATGCGACGGTACCTCGACGAGGGCCACGACGTCGTCAAGATGAAGGTGGGTCGCCGGACGGTGAGCGAGGAGGTCGACCGCGTGGCGGCCGTCCGCGACGAAATCGGGCCGGACCGGACGCTCCTCTTGGACGCCAACGGCGTCTGGTCCTCGCCGCCGGAGGCGATTCGGGCGTGCCGCGCCTTCGAACCCTACGACCCCTACTTCATGGAGGAACCGGCGATGGTCGAGAAGGTGGAGACGATGGCGGCGGTGAACGACGCCATCGACTACCCCGTCGCCACCGGCGAACTCGAAGGCACGCGGCAGAACTTCGCTCGTCTCCGCGATACGGGCGCAGCGGGTATCCTCCAACCCGACGCGACGGTGTGCGGCGGCATCACGGAGTGGCTCCGCATCGCCAACTACGCGGCGGCGTACGACGTGCCCATCGCCCCGCACTACAACTGGAACCTCCACGCGTCGCTCTTGGGCGCCATCGAGAACGGCCTCTGGGTGGAGTATTTCTACCGCGACATGGACGTGAAGGTGTTCGACGACGTGGTTGCGGACCCCCTCGAACCGGACGACGACGGCAGGATTCCGCTCCCCGACAGGCCCGGTCACGGCGTACCGCTCGATAAAGACGCGCTCGAAGAATTCAGACAATGA
- a CDS encoding mandelate racemase/muconate lactonizing enzyme family protein: MRDYSDQIATRDPDRDVEITDIKTCVVEGNFEWNLIKVETDAGVTGIGESYRGGGVPELVEYTKRFLLGENPLDVERLVRYIFQEMSGHGGTTGKVVTAASGIEVALWDVAGKILDLPVYQLLGSKYRDEIRLYCDCHAGEAYAVEDGATAYADAEAYSPEAYAAEAARVTDMGFTALKFDLDLPADNDPDPYNGRLSNRAIREKREIVEAVRDEIGYDVDLAFDCHWDYSVESAKRLAHELEEYKLMWLEDLVPPENMDAQKEVTKATRTPVATGENRFRVFELSELVYEHGVDVITPDPTTVGGLAETMRVADRAEENYMPMSPHNVCSPVGTMACVHLGAATPNFDLLEYHALEVDWWDDMLAREEPLIQDGHIEVPEEPGLGIELDESVVEEHLLDGTTGF; the protein is encoded by the coding sequence ATGAGAGACTACTCCGACCAGATAGCGACCCGCGACCCGGACCGCGACGTAGAGATAACCGACATCAAGACCTGCGTGGTGGAAGGAAACTTCGAGTGGAACCTCATCAAAGTCGAGACGGACGCCGGTGTCACCGGCATCGGCGAGTCCTACCGCGGCGGCGGCGTCCCGGAACTCGTCGAGTACACGAAGCGGTTCCTGCTCGGGGAGAACCCTCTCGACGTGGAACGTCTCGTCCGGTACATCTTCCAGGAGATGTCAGGGCACGGTGGGACGACCGGCAAGGTCGTCACGGCCGCCTCGGGCATCGAAGTCGCCCTCTGGGACGTCGCCGGGAAAATTCTCGACCTCCCGGTCTACCAACTGTTGGGGTCGAAGTACCGCGACGAGATTCGCCTCTACTGCGACTGCCACGCCGGGGAGGCCTACGCCGTCGAGGACGGCGCGACGGCCTACGCCGACGCCGAAGCGTACTCGCCCGAGGCGTACGCCGCCGAGGCCGCCCGCGTCACCGACATGGGGTTCACCGCCCTGAAGTTCGACCTCGATTTGCCCGCGGACAACGACCCCGACCCGTACAACGGCCGCCTCTCCAACCGGGCCATCCGGGAGAAACGCGAAATCGTCGAGGCGGTGCGGGACGAAATCGGCTACGACGTCGACCTCGCGTTCGACTGCCACTGGGACTACTCCGTCGAGAGCGCGAAACGCCTCGCGCACGAACTTGAGGAGTACAAGTTGATGTGGCTCGAAGACCTCGTCCCGCCGGAGAACATGGACGCCCAGAAGGAGGTGACGAAGGCCACGCGGACGCCCGTCGCGACCGGCGAAAACCGCTTCCGCGTGTTCGAACTCTCCGAACTCGTCTACGAACACGGGGTCGACGTCATCACCCCCGACCCGACGACGGTGGGTGGTCTCGCCGAGACGATGCGCGTCGCGGACCGGGCCGAGGAGAACTACATGCCGATGTCGCCGCACAACGTCTGTAGCCCCGTCGGGACGATGGCCTGCGTCCACCTCGGCGCGGCGACGCCGAACTTCGACCTCTTGGAGTACCACGCCCTCGAAGTCGACTGGTGGGATGACATGCTCGCGCGCGAGGAACCGCTGATTCAGGACGGTCACATCGAAGTCCCCGAGGAACCGGGACTCGGTATCGAACTCGACGAGTCGGTCGTCGAAGAACACCTGCTTGACGGGACGACCGGATTCTGA